The following are encoded in a window of Streptomyces sp. 11x1 genomic DNA:
- a CDS encoding DUF5682 family protein: protein MEGAPPGGGAVRADGAGDGPLLLGVRHHGPGSARAVRAALDAARPRVVLVEGPPEADELIPLAADEDMRPPVALLAHAVDEPGRSSFWPFAEFSPEWVAIRWALARGVPARFIDLPAAHSLARGHEEDADAEPEGAAPSPEEEPLRGDPLAALAEAAGYDDAERWWEDVVEHRGTGGDAFAPFTVLEEAMGALRETYGTGGRDRDLVREAHMRLRIRAAQKEFGDAGVAVVCGAWHVPALRQKRTVAADRALLKGLPKVKADMTWVPWTNRRLARAGGYGAGVDSPGWYGHLFGAPDRPVERWLTKVAGLLRAEDRIVSSAHVIEAVRLAETLAAMRGRPLPGLTETTDAVRAVMCDGSEVPLSLVRDRLVVGDALGEVPESAPAVPLQRDLTRLQRRLRLKPEALERELELDLRKENDAERSRLLHRLRLLGVAWGEPTTSRGSTGTFRETWRLRWEPELSVRVAEAGVWGTTVLAATTAKAEADAVTAGSLADITGLAEHCLLAELPDALPVVMRVLADRAALDADVAHLAQALPALVRTLRYGDVRATDTRALAEVAAGLAERVFVGLPPACAALDTEAAQEMRRHVDAVHGAVGLLGDAVRGKRAQGACGLRSRWHSVLHVLAGRDTVPGVIRGRAVRLLLDDGELAQDDAARLMGLVLSPGTPPADAAAWIEGFVGGGSGGGMLLVHDERLLGLVDAWLTGVPGDAFTDVLPLLRRTFSAYEPGVRRTLGELVRRGPGRPTSAAAVGGGIPGFADELDGDRADAVLPVVRLLLGLDDAHEGAQGAQGDRGDRERAEQEQTEQEKTEDEKAGDNGLVGVAG from the coding sequence GTGGAGGGAGCGCCGCCGGGCGGCGGCGCCGTCCGGGCCGACGGGGCGGGCGACGGGCCCTTGTTGCTGGGGGTGCGGCATCACGGGCCGGGGTCGGCCCGGGCGGTGCGGGCCGCTCTGGACGCGGCCCGGCCCCGGGTGGTGCTCGTCGAGGGGCCACCGGAGGCGGACGAGCTGATTCCGCTGGCGGCCGACGAGGACATGCGGCCCCCGGTCGCCCTCCTCGCCCACGCGGTCGACGAGCCCGGCCGGTCCTCCTTCTGGCCCTTCGCCGAGTTCTCCCCGGAGTGGGTGGCCATCCGCTGGGCCCTCGCCCGCGGTGTCCCCGCCCGCTTCATCGACCTGCCGGCCGCGCACTCCCTGGCCCGGGGGCACGAGGAGGACGCCGACGCCGAGCCGGAGGGGGCGGCCCCGTCGCCGGAGGAGGAGCCGCTGCGGGGCGACCCGCTCGCCGCGCTCGCCGAAGCCGCCGGGTACGACGACGCCGAGCGGTGGTGGGAGGACGTGGTCGAGCACCGGGGGACGGGCGGGGACGCCTTCGCGCCGTTCACCGTGCTGGAGGAGGCCATGGGGGCGCTCCGGGAGACGTACGGCACCGGGGGCCGAGACCGGGACCTGGTGCGCGAGGCGCACATGCGGTTGCGGATCCGGGCCGCGCAGAAGGAGTTCGGGGACGCCGGTGTGGCCGTCGTGTGCGGGGCCTGGCACGTGCCCGCGCTGCGGCAGAAGCGGACCGTGGCCGCCGACCGGGCGTTGCTGAAGGGGCTGCCCAAGGTCAAGGCCGACATGACCTGGGTGCCGTGGACGAACCGGCGGCTGGCCCGCGCCGGCGGTTACGGCGCGGGCGTCGACTCGCCGGGCTGGTACGGGCACCTGTTCGGTGCGCCCGATCGTCCCGTGGAGCGCTGGCTCACCAAGGTGGCCGGGCTGCTGCGCGCGGAGGACCGGATCGTCTCCTCCGCGCACGTCATCGAGGCGGTACGGCTCGCCGAGACGCTCGCCGCGATGCGCGGCCGCCCGCTGCCCGGCCTCACCGAGACCACCGACGCCGTACGGGCGGTGATGTGCGACGGCTCGGAGGTACCGCTGTCGCTGGTGCGGGACCGGCTGGTGGTCGGGGACGCCCTGGGGGAGGTGCCGGAGTCCGCGCCGGCGGTGCCGTTGCAGCGGGACCTCACCCGGCTCCAGCGGCGGCTGCGGCTCAAGCCGGAGGCCCTGGAGCGGGAGTTGGAGCTCGACCTGCGGAAGGAGAACGACGCGGAGCGCAGCCGGCTGCTGCACCGACTACGGCTGCTCGGCGTCGCCTGGGGCGAACCGACCACCTCACGCGGCAGCACGGGCACCTTCCGGGAGACCTGGCGGCTGCGCTGGGAGCCCGAGCTGTCCGTACGCGTGGCCGAGGCCGGGGTCTGGGGGACCACCGTGCTCGCGGCGACGACCGCCAAGGCCGAGGCGGACGCCGTCACGGCCGGCTCCCTCGCCGACATCACCGGCCTCGCCGAGCACTGCCTCCTCGCCGAACTCCCGGACGCCCTGCCCGTGGTGATGCGTGTCCTCGCCGACCGCGCGGCCCTCGACGCCGACGTCGCCCACCTCGCCCAGGCGCTCCCGGCCCTCGTGCGCACCCTGCGCTACGGCGACGTCCGCGCCACCGACACCCGGGCCCTGGCCGAGGTCGCCGCGGGCCTCGCGGAGCGCGTCTTCGTCGGACTGCCGCCCGCGTGCGCCGCGCTCGACACGGAGGCGGCCCAGGAGATGCGCCGCCATGTCGACGCCGTGCACGGGGCGGTGGGGCTGCTGGGCGACGCCGTGCGGGGGAAGCGGGCGCAAGGGGCCTGCGGCCTGCGGTCCCGCTGGCACTCGGTGCTCCACGTCCTCGCGGGGCGGGACACGGTGCCCGGCGTCATACGGGGGCGCGCCGTACGACTCCTGCTGGACGACGGGGAGTTGGCGCAGGACGATGCCGCCCGGCTCATGGGGCTCGTGCTCTCGCCGGGCACGCCACCGGCCGACGCGGCGGCCTGGATCGAGGGCTTCGTCGGCGGAGGCTCCGGCGGCGGGATGCTGCTGGTCCACGACGAACGGCTTCTGGGCCTGGTGGACGCCTGGCTCACCGGAGTTCCGGGGGACGCGTTCACGGACGTACTGCCGTTGCTGCGCCGGACGTTCTCGGCGTACGAGCCGGGGGTGCGCCGCACCCTCGGCGAGCTGGTCCGCCGAGGGCCGGGCCGGCCGACGAGCGCGGCGGCCGTCGGGGGCGGCATACCGGGTTTCGCCGACGAACTCGACGGTGACCGCGCGGACGCGGTGCTGCCGGTGGTGCGGCTGCTGCTGGGCCTGGACGACGCCCACGAGGGCGCTCAGGGCGCTCAGGGCGATCGCGGAGACCGGGAGAGGGCCGAGCAGGAGCAGACCGAGCAGGAGAAGACGGAGGACGAGAAGGCCGGCGACAACGGCCTTGTGGGGGTGGCGGGATGA
- a CDS encoding AAA family ATPase: MPASAGTTTVDPSRNQSAPANTHPGARPDGEVLRAHAEHAFADELAALAAQDDRPRPARWKLSPWAVATYLLGGTLPDGTVVTPKYVGPRRIVEVAVTTLATDRALLLLGVPGTAKTWVSEHLAAAVSGDSTLLVQGTAGTPEEAIRYGWNYAQLLAHGPSRDALVPSPVMRAMAEGMTARVEELTRIPADVQDTLITVLSEKTLPIPELGQEVQAVRGFNLIATANDRDRGVNDLSSALRRRFNTVVLPLPESADAEVDIVSRRVDQIGRSLDLPAVPDGVDEIRRVVTVFRELRDGVTTDGRTKLKSPSGTLSTAEAISVVTNGLALAAHFGDGVLRPSDVAAGILGAVVRDPAADRVVWQEYLEAVVRERDGWTDFYRACREVSV, from the coding sequence ATGCCTGCGTCTGCTGGAACGACCACTGTCGACCCGAGCCGCAACCAGTCCGCGCCCGCGAACACACACCCGGGCGCCCGTCCGGACGGCGAGGTGCTGCGGGCGCACGCCGAGCACGCCTTCGCCGATGAACTCGCCGCGCTGGCCGCCCAGGACGACCGGCCCCGGCCGGCCCGATGGAAGCTCTCGCCGTGGGCGGTCGCCACCTATCTGCTCGGCGGGACACTGCCGGACGGCACGGTCGTCACACCGAAGTACGTCGGACCGCGCCGCATCGTCGAGGTGGCCGTCACCACGCTCGCCACCGACCGAGCGCTGCTCCTGCTGGGCGTGCCCGGCACCGCCAAGACCTGGGTGTCCGAACACCTGGCGGCGGCCGTCAGCGGCGACTCCACGCTGCTCGTGCAGGGCACGGCGGGCACCCCGGAGGAGGCGATCCGGTACGGCTGGAACTACGCGCAACTGCTCGCCCACGGGCCGAGCCGCGACGCGCTCGTGCCCAGCCCCGTCATGCGGGCCATGGCGGAGGGCATGACGGCACGCGTCGAGGAGCTGACCCGGATCCCGGCCGACGTCCAGGACACACTGATCACCGTCCTGTCCGAGAAGACGCTGCCGATACCGGAGTTGGGGCAGGAGGTGCAGGCCGTCCGCGGCTTCAACCTCATCGCCACGGCCAACGACCGCGACCGGGGCGTCAACGACCTGTCGAGCGCCCTGCGCCGCCGGTTCAACACCGTGGTGCTGCCGCTGCCGGAGAGCGCCGACGCCGAGGTCGACATCGTCTCGCGCCGTGTCGACCAGATCGGCCGGTCCCTCGACCTGCCGGCCGTGCCCGACGGCGTCGACGAGATCCGCCGAGTCGTCACGGTCTTCCGGGAGCTGCGCGACGGCGTCACCACCGACGGCCGGACGAAGCTGAAGTCGCCCAGCGGCACGCTGTCCACCGCCGAGGCGATCTCCGTCGTCACCAACGGGCTAGCCCTCGCCGCGCACTTCGGCGACGGCGTCCTGCGCCCCTCCGACGTCGCCGCAGGCATCCTCGGCGCCGTCGTCCGCGACCCCGCCGCGGACCGTGTCGTCTGGCAGGAGTACCTGGAGGCCGTCGTCCGCGAACGCGACGGCTGGACCGACTTCTACCGCGCCTGCCGGGAGGTGAGCGTGTGA
- a CDS encoding SWIM zinc finger family protein encodes MTQQGVRWTAEQVLALAPDAASRKAGSKLAVAGPWSSAGTSDEGTVWGLCKGSGSKPYQTVIDVADSTGPAYKCSCPSRKFPCKHALGLLLLWAGDDTAVPPGQAPDWAQQWLAGRRTRAAERTTRTDAASGATSADPEAARRRAERRADRITAGAAELEQRLTDLFRGGLAAAEQAGYALWEETAARMVDAQAPGLASRVRELGAMPGSGPGWPVRLLEECALLHLLDQGWLRRDHLPEGLAATVRSRIGLSGSPDGPPVRDQWLTLAQYDTADSRLTTRRIWLYGTGSGRTALLLSYGAAGRAPELSLPVGLAFEAEVAAYPGAGQLRAALGERFTAPEPSSVRPPGITPSEAAARYGEALQDDPWLDAYPVTLTRVIPAPDGDSWQLIDADSELALPLTSSARSRPGLWRLMALSGGAPVTVFGECGHLGFTPLTAWAAERKDAQGSTGQTVALC; translated from the coding sequence ATGACTCAGCAGGGGGTGCGCTGGACGGCTGAGCAGGTGCTGGCATTGGCACCTGACGCAGCGTCGCGCAAAGCCGGAAGCAAACTCGCCGTGGCCGGACCTTGGTCGTCGGCGGGTACTTCGGACGAGGGGACGGTGTGGGGACTATGCAAAGGCAGTGGCAGCAAGCCGTATCAAACAGTGATCGACGTCGCGGACTCCACCGGGCCCGCCTACAAGTGCAGTTGTCCGAGCAGGAAGTTCCCGTGCAAGCATGCGCTGGGGCTGCTCCTGCTCTGGGCGGGCGACGACACCGCGGTGCCTCCTGGGCAGGCACCGGACTGGGCGCAGCAGTGGCTTGCCGGCCGCCGCACGCGCGCAGCGGAGAGGACGACGAGGACGGACGCGGCATCTGGGGCCACGTCCGCTGACCCCGAGGCGGCGCGTCGCCGGGCCGAGCGACGCGCCGACCGGATCACCGCGGGCGCGGCGGAGCTCGAACAGCGCCTGACCGACCTGTTCCGCGGCGGCCTGGCCGCCGCGGAACAGGCGGGGTACGCGCTCTGGGAGGAGACGGCGGCCCGCATGGTCGACGCCCAGGCACCCGGACTGGCCTCCCGGGTGCGGGAGTTGGGCGCAATGCCGGGCTCGGGGCCGGGCTGGCCCGTCCGCCTCCTGGAGGAGTGCGCCCTCCTCCATCTGCTGGACCAGGGCTGGCTGCGCCGCGACCACCTCCCGGAGGGACTCGCGGCCACGGTCCGCTCGCGGATCGGCCTGTCCGGCTCCCCGGACGGCCCACCGGTCCGCGACCAGTGGCTCACTCTCGCCCAGTACGACACCGCCGACTCCCGCCTCACCACCCGCCGCATCTGGCTGTACGGCACCGGGTCGGGCCGTACGGCACTGCTCCTCTCCTACGGAGCCGCGGGCCGCGCCCCCGAGTTGTCGCTCCCCGTGGGGCTGGCCTTCGAGGCGGAGGTCGCGGCGTATCCGGGCGCGGGACAGCTGCGCGCGGCGCTGGGCGAGCGCTTCACCGCACCCGAGCCCTCGTCCGTACGCCCGCCGGGCATCACCCCGTCCGAGGCGGCCGCGCGGTACGGCGAGGCCCTCCAGGACGACCCCTGGCTCGACGCGTACCCGGTCACGCTCACCCGCGTCATACCCGCCCCGGACGGCGACTCCTGGCAACTGATCGACGCCGACAGCGAGCTCGCCCTCCCTCTCACCTCCTCCGCCCGCTCCCGCCCCGGCCTCTGGCGCCTCATGGCCCTCTCCGGCGGGGCACCCGTCACCGTGTTCGGCGAGTGCGGGCACCTCGGCTTCACACCACTGACGGCCTGGGCAGCCGAGCGAAAGGACGCCCAGGGATCCACCGGGCAGACGGTGGCCCTGTGTTGA
- a CDS encoding DUF5691 domain-containing protein: MSGTTNDAPSSTPTTPVPAWEELVTTALLGTDRRTPPGAVPGRDAPVALLDAAAVTTVRRRAGIRPVRAAARPEPAAPDWRPPLPPAATRRLTTLLTDRPGTGGGRRGAAPDLMELLPQWLALANAYGYAAPPETLPALLDAARGRTDLRPAVLAFAGARALWLARLNPDWRFALRAAPGGGAALPGPDAPERVRQLWQEGLFSERVALLTAMRVRDAASAREVLSSTWATERAEDRLMFLDTLRTGLEAADEPFLEAALADRSRNVRATAAELLSALPDSALARRMAQRATACVAVDHTGSASAASGAPTIVVEAPHECDPGMERDGVLPKAPAGRGERSWWLGQLVEAAPLGAWSRRFGGRTPEEIVALPVADDWQGELHGAWCRAAVRQRDPGWSRALLGAPSAPEAGGPGAVSLAERAKLLATLEGGERAEWVAGFIATHGLSEAFQLLGVCAVPWAPPLGRAVVDALNIARDAGSYPWSFSGVMGLAERCLDPAETVRLEPLTATPEDAEDAAPGAGGYWAEAFQRLTTTLRLRATMSAELAPPGGS, from the coding sequence ATGAGCGGCACCACAAACGACGCTCCCTCCTCCACGCCGACCACGCCGGTGCCCGCCTGGGAGGAGCTGGTCACCACCGCGTTGCTCGGGACGGATCGGCGTACGCCGCCGGGGGCGGTGCCGGGCCGGGACGCGCCGGTCGCGCTGCTGGACGCGGCGGCCGTGACGACCGTCCGGCGCAGGGCGGGGATACGGCCGGTACGGGCGGCGGCGCGACCCGAACCGGCGGCACCGGACTGGCGTCCGCCCCTGCCACCGGCCGCGACGCGGCGGCTGACGACGCTGCTCACCGACCGGCCCGGCACCGGCGGGGGACGCCGGGGCGCGGCACCCGACCTGATGGAACTCCTCCCCCAGTGGCTGGCACTGGCCAACGCCTACGGTTACGCGGCACCTCCGGAGACCCTGCCCGCCCTGCTGGACGCGGCCCGCGGCCGTACGGATCTGCGTCCCGCCGTGCTCGCCTTCGCGGGCGCGCGGGCGCTGTGGCTGGCCCGGCTCAACCCGGACTGGCGCTTCGCGCTGCGTGCGGCGCCCGGTGGTGGCGCGGCGCTCCCCGGCCCGGACGCGCCCGAACGGGTCCGACAGCTCTGGCAGGAGGGCCTGTTCTCGGAGCGCGTCGCCCTGCTCACGGCGATGCGGGTTCGGGACGCCGCCTCGGCCCGTGAGGTGCTGTCGTCCACGTGGGCGACGGAGCGGGCCGAGGACCGGCTCATGTTCCTCGACACGCTCCGTACGGGGCTGGAGGCGGCGGACGAGCCCTTCCTGGAGGCCGCGTTGGCCGACCGCAGCCGGAACGTCCGTGCCACGGCGGCGGAGTTGCTGTCCGCGCTGCCGGACTCGGCGCTCGCGCGGCGGATGGCGCAGCGGGCGACCGCGTGTGTGGCCGTCGACCACACCGGCAGCGCGTCGGCGGCCTCCGGGGCGCCCACGATCGTGGTCGAGGCCCCGCACGAGTGCGACCCGGGCATGGAGCGCGACGGTGTGCTGCCCAAGGCACCGGCCGGCCGGGGGGAACGGTCGTGGTGGCTGGGCCAGTTGGTGGAGGCGGCGCCGCTCGGGGCCTGGTCGCGGCGGTTCGGGGGGCGTACGCCGGAGGAGATCGTGGCGTTGCCGGTCGCGGACGACTGGCAGGGCGAGTTGCACGGGGCGTGGTGCCGGGCAGCTGTGCGGCAGCGGGATCCCGGGTGGTCGCGGGCGTTGCTGGGGGCGCCGTCCGCGCCGGAGGCCGGCGGGCCGGGCGCGGTGTCGCTGGCCGAGCGGGCGAAGCTGCTGGCGACCTTGGAGGGCGGGGAGCGGGCCGAATGGGTGGCGGGGTTCATCGCCACGCACGGCTTGTCGGAGGCGTTCCAGCTGCTCGGGGTGTGCGCGGTGCCGTGGGCGCCGCCGCTGGGCCGGGCCGTGGTGGACGCGCTCAACATCGCGCGGGACGCCGGGAGTTATCCCTGGAGCTTCAGTGGTGTGATGGGGCTGGCCGAGCGGTGCCTGGACCCCGCTGAAACGGTGCGTCTCGAACCGCTGACGGCCACGCCGGAGGACGCGGAGGACGCGGCGCCGGGGGCCGGGGGGTACTGGGCGGAGGCGTTCCAGCGACTGACGACGACGTTGCGCCTACGGGCAACGATGAGCGCGGAGCTGGCACCGCCGGGGGGTTCGTGA
- a CDS encoding cobalamin B12-binding domain-containing protein: MGVAAGPIRVVVAKPGLDGHDRGAKVIARALRDAGMEVIYTGLHQTPEQIVDTAIQEDADAIGLSILSGAHNTLFAAVIELLKERDAEDILVFGGGIIPEADIAPLKDKGVAEIFTPGATTASIVEWVRANVRQPAGA, from the coding sequence ATGGGTGTGGCAGCCGGTCCGATCCGCGTGGTGGTGGCCAAGCCGGGACTCGACGGCCACGATCGCGGGGCCAAGGTGATCGCGCGGGCGCTGCGGGACGCCGGTATGGAGGTCATCTACACCGGCCTCCACCAGACTCCCGAGCAGATCGTCGACACCGCGATCCAGGAGGACGCCGACGCGATCGGCCTCTCCATCCTCTCCGGTGCCCACAACACGCTCTTCGCGGCCGTCATCGAACTCCTCAAGGAGCGTGACGCCGAGGACATCCTCGTCTTCGGCGGCGGCATCATCCCCGAGGCGGACATCGCGCCGCTCAAGGACAAGGGAGTGGCCGAGATCTTCACGCCGGGGGCGACGACGGCGTCGATCGTGGAGTGGGTGCGGGCGAACGTGCGGCAGCCTGCGGGGGCTTGA